In the genome of Zobellia nedashkovskayae, the window ACATATGCCAGAACGCAGCGTGTCCGTGAATTTTATGCGGACTCACTTTATACTACCGAATTAAAAATTCCCCAAGATAAGATTGAAGAATTTATGTACTTCTGTGAAGTAGATGTCGCTTTTCAACAAATTGTAGATACCCATGATAGAATAAAAATATGGGGTTATATGAAGAAGAAGAGTATTGTGTACCTTAAGAATTATGAAGAGTAGATGATGATGTAGGTGATAGAAAGCAATTAACGCTTTAGTTGTTTGCTAAAATAATATCATATGAAACCATTGCATAAATTATTTTCTGTAAGTGTTTTGGCAATGGTGGGAACCATGTCTCAAGCCCAATTTTCATTAGAAGGACACGTGTATAGTAAGAATGGTGATGTTTCTGCCACACATGTGTTGAATACAACCTCAAATAGAGCCACAATTACAACTACCGATGGTTTTTTTGATATTGAAGTCCAGCTTAATGACACCTTGGTTTTTTCGGCTGTGCAATTCAAAAAGAAAGAAATAGTAGTTACAACAGCTATTTTAGGAAGTAAATTACTGGTAGTTCCCCTAGAGGAAGTCTTAACTCAGTTAGAGGAGGTAGTGGTAACCCCATATAGTTTAACAGGAGATATGAGTAGGGATTTAAATAGAGTTCCTGTTGGTTCAGTAATAACATCTCAATCGTTGGGTTTAGAAAATAGAAAGGCTAGGCGTAGACCTGATGGGGTGGGAGAAACACTTCGATTAAATAAATATCTAGATTTAGCTTCAGGTTATGATACAGTCACTTTTAAGCCAAAAATCTCCCATAATCTAAAGTTAGTGAGGATATATGATGATTTATCCGGGAAGACCAAAGATTTAAAAAAGTATGCGACTTTAGAAAAAGAGGTTGGGCAAATAGATGAGATACGGTTATTTTTTACGGATTTCGTTTTTATGAATACCCTGAAAATTCCAGAACATAAAATTAATGATTTCTTGAACTACTGTATGATTGATGCTGATTTTAAGGAACTCGCAAACGCAGGTGACATGGCTTCGTTATATAAGTTAATGTCACAGAAAAGTCTCGTTTACAGAAAAAACAACGGGTTGGACTAATACTGTTTTTGGCATAACATTTGCTTATTTTTGCAGTAGAAAATGAGATTATGAAGTCTTTTAAAAAGTTCCTGATATTATTAGTCCTTCCATTGCTAGCGTTTTCGGCTGCACATAAATTTTACGTTAGCGTAACCAACGTAAACTACTCTGAAAAAGACAAGGCAATACAAATTACTTCACGTGTTTTTATAGATGACCTAGATAAATTACTTCTAGAACGGTATGATGTGAAATCTAAATTAGCAACGGAGGAAGAATCACCATTGGCCGATGAATATCTAGAAAAATACCTCCGGTCAAAATTTGTAATAGAGGTAAACGGCGCAAATGCCTCTTATGATTATATTGGTAAGAAGTATGATGCAGATGTAGTTGTTTTTTACATAGAAGTACCCAATATTGACTTAGAAACGGTTAAATCTGTGCAAATTGAGAACGAAATGTTGATGGACCTTTTTGAGGATCAGCAAAATGTAGTGCACTTTAAATTCGGATTTGATAAAAAGAGCCTTGTTTTGGTAAAATCGCGTACTAAAGGAATGTTAAAATTATAACATTAAGGTAACTATTCCTTAAAATATTCTACTTTTCAAAGATTAAAACCACATTGATATATGAACAGATTAAAGTACGGTCTAGCTTCGTTACTTTTTGTATTTGCCAGTGTTCTTATGGCACAAGAAGGCGTTAATGCAGACAAGGAACCAGGCCATTACAACCAAAGTAAATTCAAACAGTTATACGAAGAGTTCGCAACTCCTAATAATTATCGCTCTGCATCGGGTACTCCGGGTCCGGAATATTATCAACAAAAGGCCGATTATAAGATGGATATTGAGCTTGATGATAAAAATGCAAAGATTTTTGGTACAGAAACAATTACCTATACCAACAACTCACCAGACGACCTGGAATACCTTTGGTTACAATTAGATCAGAATGTACGTGCTAAGACCTCAAAATCTCCACTGCGTAATGGTGGTGGTGTGCCAATGGCAGAACCTGCCGGTACTTTCGCACAGAAATATATGACAGAGCCTTTTGATGGCGGATTCAATATAGACTATGTGAAAGATGCTAACGGAAAACCTTTAAAATATACCATCAACCAAACCATGATGCGTATTGATATTCCAAAACCATTAAAAAGCAAAGAACAGATTTCATTTTCAATAAAATGGAATTATAATATTCCTGATCACACCATAAACAGAGCCCGTTCTGGTTTTGAATATTTCGCTAAAGATGGCAACCGCGCTTATGTTATTGCACAGTTCTTTCCAAGAATGGCGGTATATAGTGATGTAGAAGGCTGGCAGAACCATCAGTTCTGGGGTAGTGGTGAATTTGCCCTTACTTTTGGTGATTATGATGTGAATATTACCGTACCTGCAGATCACGTTTTAGATGCTACGGGAACACTTCAGAATAGAAAAGATATCTTTTCGAAAGAAATGATGAAGCGTTACGAAAAAGCTAAGAAGTCGTATGACAAACCTGTAGTAATCGTAACCCAAGCCGAAGCCGAAGAGGCAGAAAAAGGTTTTTCTGAAAAGAAAAAGACCTGGAAGTTTAGAGCAGAAAACGTAAGAGATTACGGTTTTGCTACTTCAAGAAAATTTATTTGGGATATGCAGGCCGTGAAAGTTGGCAGCAAAGATGTTATGGCAGTTTCGCTATATCCAAAAGAAGGTAACCCGTTATGGGAGGAGTATTCTACTAAAGCGGTAGCGCATACATTAAAATCATACTCTTCACATACGTTTGACTATCCTTATCCTAAAGCAATATCGGTACATGCCAAACAACAAGGTATGGAGTACCCAATGATATGTTGGAACTATGGTCGTCCTAACGAAGATGGTACCTATTCCGATCGTGTAAAATACGGTATGATCAGTGTAATTATTCACGAAGTGGGTCATAACTTTTTTCCAATGATCGTTAATTCTGACGAACGCCAATGGGGTTGGATGGATGAAGGTTTAGATACTTTTATGCAATTCATGGCGGAGCAAGAATTTGGGGAAAAATTTCCAGAAGCAATTGCGCCAAACGATAAGTATCCTTCAAGAAGAGGAGACCCATCTAAAGTTGTTCCTTACATGGCAGGAGATCAGAGTACGCTTGCACCGATCATGTCAAATCCTGAAAATGTGTATCAGTTAGGTCCCAACGCTTATGGTAAGCCAGCTACAGCTTTGAATATTCTACGTGAGACTGTAATGGGTAGAGAGCTTTTTGATCATGCTTTTAAAACATATTCTCACCGTTGGATGTTTAAACACCCAACTCCAGAAGATTTCTTTAGAACTATGGAAGATGCTTCTGCAGTAGACTTAGATTGGTATTGGAGAGGATGGTTCTATACCACGGATTTTGTGGATATAGGTGTAAAAGGAATTAAAAAGTATTATGTAGCGGACAAGCCAAGCAAAAAAATGGAAGAGTATATGGCTGTTCGTGGTATTTCTGAAGAAGATTTACCTCCATTAGTTTATTTGGCAGAGGAAGGAAGCGATGATTTGGACCCTAACTTAAAAGGGAATGCACCTTCTGAAAACTCACAGTCGCTCAAAGAATTTATGATGGATAATTTAACAGCAGACGAAAGAGCAGCTGTTAAGGAGCCTAAGTATTTCTACGAGGTTACTTATGATAAGCCAGGTGGTATACCAATGCCATTAATTGTAGAGTACACCTATGCAGATGGTACTACTAAAAATATTACTTACCCACCTGAAATTTGGAGAAAGAATGATAAAGAAGTAAGTGTGGTGATATCGTCACAGGCAGAACTTACTGGTGTTATTGTTGATCCAAAGGCTGAAACTGCGGACATTGATACGTCTAATAACGCATGGCCTAAGAAAGAAGAGAAATCGGATTTCGAGAAGATGAAAGAAAATGCCGTTAAAGGCAAATAAATTTTTGTTAATATCACAAAAAGACCTGTTAGGTTTTCTTAGCCTGACAGGTCTTTCTATGTAAACTTTATTATATTTGTGATATGTATTCATTGTACTTTTTATTCATTAGCGGAGGTGAAATATTCTTTATCATGTTCATCGTGGTAATGGTTTTTGGTGCCGATAAGATTCCTGGCATAGCCAAGGGGCTGGGCAAGGGTATGCGTCAATTAAAAGACGCTACAGAAGATATTAAACAAGAAATTCAAAAGAGTGCAGATAAGCAGGGTATAGATACCAGCTTCATTAAAGACATCAAAAAGGATATAGATGATGTTAAAGACAATATAACTTCAGGAATCGGTAACGACCTTAAAAAAGGAGTAAGCGACGTGAAAAAGAGCGTTGATGATGTTACTGGAAGTATCAAAAGAAGTTAGGTTTGCTTGATCGTATTTTAGAATGGGATAGGGAAACTTTTATTTATCTCAATAATTTAGGCATTGAAGACTATGACCAATTTTGGGTTATCGTCACACACTTCTCCACTTGGATTCCCCTTTTTATTTTATTTCTCGTTTTAATTTTTCTAAAGTATCCAAAGAAAGAAGCTGTCTTTGTGGTCATCACTATTCTGTTAATGTTGTTTTTTGTTTCAACTATAACAGACTTGACCAAAGAGGTCGTGGCACGTACAAGGCCCAATAACAATGAGAATATAAATACGCTGATTCGTATTCTTAAACCATCTTCAACCTTTAGTTTCTTTTCCGGTCATTCTTCTAGTTCTTTTTCGGTGACTACTATTGTAGTGTTGTTTTTAAGAAGACGTTTTAAATGGTGCTGGCTGTTCTATATCTGGCCAATACTTTTTGTATCCAGTCGTATTTTTGTTGGAGTACATTTTCCTATAGATATCATTGTGGGATCATCTGTAGGTGTTTTCTCGGCGTGGCTTTTCTATATGCTATACGTTCGCCTTATCGCACCCTACTTAGGGTTAAGCCGTCCCTAATAGGCAGTAATACTGTTTCTATTCGTGGGTCTTCTTTTAATTTTTTGTTGAAGTCTAACAGAATAGGTGTCACCTTATCTTTTTTATCTACAGGCTCAACTACTTTACCGGACCATAATACATTATCAGATAGTATAACACTACCTGGCCGAGTCTTTTCCATGACCAGTTCAAAATAATCAGGGTAATCCTTTTTTTCAGCATCAATAAAAACAAGGTCAAAGGTAGTTTCAAGTTTTGGTATGATGTTTTTAGCATCGCCAATATGCTGTATAATTTGGTCCTTGTACGCACTACGTGAAAAATAGCGTTCCTGAATATCTTGGAGTTCCTCATTAATATCTATGGTGTGCAACTGGCCGTCTTTCTGCATACCTTCTGCAAGGCAAAGGGCTGAGTAGCCTGTATAAGTGCCTATTTCAAGAATATTCTTAGGATAGATTATTTTTGATAATACACTCAATACTCTGCCTTGAAAATGACCTGTAAGCATACGTGGGCGCACTACCTTAAGATGTGTCTCCCTAGTAAGTTCCTGAAGCAATTTGGGTTCTTTCTCTGAGTGATTTTGAATGTAATCCTCTAAATCTGAAGATAAGAAATGCATGACCTGTAATTTGTGCAAATATATAGTATTTTAGAACTTCGTAACTGTAAAACGGACCCGTAGAAACTATGAATGAATTTATAACACGAAGTGCGGTACTAGACGATTTAAATACTTTACTAGAATTTGAACAAGGCATCATTGCTTTTGAAAGACCTTTTGACCCAACCCTAAAAGAAGACCCTATCAGTTACTATGATTTGGGTGAATTAATTACAAGTGATGAGGCAGAGGTTGTGGTAATTGAACACGAAGGACAACTTGTTGCTTCGGGGTATGCTAAAATTAGAAAATCCAAATCGTATTTGGAACATGAAGCATATAGCTATCTAGGTTTTATGTATACGGATGCTAATTTTAGAGGCCAAGGGCTAAATAAAAAAGTGGTAGAAGCGCTAAAGGATTGGTCTAAGTCGAAAGGTATTTCTGAAATACGTCTTACCGTGTACGATGATAATGCTGGAGCCATTAGAGCTTATGAAAAAGTAGGTTTTAAGGCGCACATTGTTGAGATGAGAATTGTTAACCCAAAGTAGCGCTTCAATAGTTTAAATATCCTTTCCTAAATTGTATTTTTGATAAAAACTGCTTTATGAAATTTGAGAACACCTTAGCGTTTGCCCAAAAACTAGATGGCGAAGATAAATTACGAAGCTATCGTGATGAATTCTACTTTCCTAAAGTGAACGGGAAACAGGTTATCTATTTTACAGGAAACTCGCTCGGATTACAACCCAAAAGAACTCAAAGGTTTGTTGATGAGATCATGACGGATTGGAAGAATCTTGCTGTAGAAGGTCATTTTCATTCAGAAAAACCTTGGTGGGATTATCATGAGCAGTTAGCTGCTCCATTAGCAAAAGTGGTAGGGGCAAAGACAGAAGAGGTTTCCGTAATGAACACCCTTACGGTAAACCTTCACCTTTTGATGGTCACTTTTTATAGGCCTACAAGCAAACGTTATAAAATACTTTGTGAGGAGAAGGCATTTCCATCGGATCAATATATGTTGCAAAGTCAGGTGAGGCATCATGGTCTTGATCCGGACGATACTTTGGTTGAGGTAAAGAAAAGAGAAGGTGAAAATTTCTGGCGTACCGAAGATGTTTTGCAAAAAATTGAGGAGTTAGGTGATGAACTAGCTCTAGTTCTTATAGGTGGAGTTAATTATTACAACGGTCAGGTTTTTGACATGGAAACCATTACCAAAGCCGGTAAGGCTGTTGGTGCCAATGTGGGTTGGGATTTGGCACACGGAGCAGGTAATATTGAATTGAAATTGCACGATTGGGATGCAGATTTTGCAGCATGGTGTAGTTATAAATATATGAATAGTGGCCCTGGTAATGCTTCAGGTGTTTTTATACATGAACGTCATCTGAATAAAAAGGACATTCCTAGATTTGAGGGCTGGTGGGGAACTAAAAAGGAAACTAGGTTTTTAATGAAACCCGAATTTGAACCCATGGCAAATGCCGATGCATGGCAGTTGAGTAATCCTCCGGTATTATCTGTGGCACCTTATTTGGCTTCTTTGGAGATGTTTGAGGAAGTGGGTATGGATGCCTTGATGGATAAAAGAGACCGTATCGTAGCTTATCTAGAATTTGTTCTTCAAGAAATAGACGCCGAAATGGATGGGACTTCTTTTGAGATTATTACGCCTAAAGATAGAGGTACACAGTTGTCCGTTTTTCTTCACGGACAAGGTAAGTCACTTTTTGATTACTTAATGAAAAACGGTGTCATTACAGATTGGCGTGAACCCAATGTAATCCGTCTAGCCCCAGCACCATTTTATTGCTCATATGAAGATATGTATCGTTTTGGTCAAATCTTAAAAGAAGGTATTAAGACGGTATAAAATCTGTTTCTTTCAATTTGTATTTTTCTCCCTATTCTATTGGGATTGGAGAGGTATTTCATTTTTTCTACATTTTTAATTAGTGTATTTCATCGATAATAATGACCATTCGTCGACCATATCGGTGGTTATTCCCGTACATAAAAAGTAAGTTTTGGCCCCAAAACTTAAAATGAACACTAAATTGAAAAAAATGAAAAACAAAACGTTTCCTACTCGTCTTATGCTTTCTATGGTAGTAAGTACATTGGCAATGGTTTCCTGTTCCGATGAAACTGCTGAACTTGATGCCGAAACTTCTTTAGTTCCCCAAACGGAAGTTCCGGCAAATCAAGATGCTCAAGATGTAGAATTTATTACTAAATATTTTATGGGTGATGCCGTACAAGTATCTTTAGAAGATGATGGTACTTACAGCTTGGCTGGTTCCGATGCACGACTATTTGAAGATCAACTTGCTGATTCTCCTGATGCCTATAACCCAAATCCTGTTCCCGGCGAAGAGCTTTCTGGTTTAGCCCTAGGCGGTGGCGTTAGAAAATGGACGGATAATACCGTTTATTATGTAATTAACGGTTTGAGCTCTAGTGTACAAAGTGAGTTGCAAAAGTCTTTTGACGAATGGTCTAACAAGACCAATGTTAGTTTTAAAGAACGCACCAATCAATCTAATTACGTGACCATATCTTCTTCGGGTTCTAACAGTAACTCCGGAGTGGCAACTTTAGGGATGTATAATTCTCGTGGGTACATTCAATTAGGTACTCGTGCTACAGCAGTAGTTATCATTCATGAGCTTGGTCACACATTAGGCTACATTCACGAACAGAATAGGTCAGACAGAGATAATCATATAATCATTAAAACAGAGAATATCCAATCTAATGCCCAAGAC includes:
- the kynU gene encoding kynureninase; the protein is MKFENTLAFAQKLDGEDKLRSYRDEFYFPKVNGKQVIYFTGNSLGLQPKRTQRFVDEIMTDWKNLAVEGHFHSEKPWWDYHEQLAAPLAKVVGAKTEEVSVMNTLTVNLHLLMVTFYRPTSKRYKILCEEKAFPSDQYMLQSQVRHHGLDPDDTLVEVKKREGENFWRTEDVLQKIEELGDELALVLIGGVNYYNGQVFDMETITKAGKAVGANVGWDLAHGAGNIELKLHDWDADFAAWCSYKYMNSGPGNASGVFIHERHLNKKDIPRFEGWWGTKKETRFLMKPEFEPMANADAWQLSNPPVLSVAPYLASLEMFEEVGMDALMDKRDRIVAYLEFVLQEIDAEMDGTSFEIITPKDRGTQLSVFLHGQGKSLFDYLMKNGVITDWREPNVIRLAPAPFYCSYEDMYRFGQILKEGIKTV
- a CDS encoding peptidase associated/transthyretin-like domain-containing protein, whose product is MKPLHKLFSVSVLAMVGTMSQAQFSLEGHVYSKNGDVSATHVLNTTSNRATITTTDGFFDIEVQLNDTLVFSAVQFKKKEIVVTTAILGSKLLVVPLEEVLTQLEEVVVTPYSLTGDMSRDLNRVPVGSVITSQSLGLENRKARRRPDGVGETLRLNKYLDLASGYDTVTFKPKISHNLKLVRIYDDLSGKTKDLKKYATLEKEVGQIDEIRLFFTDFVFMNTLKIPEHKINDFLNYCMIDADFKELANAGDMASLYKLMSQKSLVYRKNNGLD
- a CDS encoding O-methyltransferase, translating into MHFLSSDLEDYIQNHSEKEPKLLQELTRETHLKVVRPRMLTGHFQGRVLSVLSKIIYPKNILEIGTYTGYSALCLAEGMQKDGQLHTIDINEELQDIQERYFSRSAYKDQIIQHIGDAKNIIPKLETTFDLVFIDAEKKDYPDYFELVMEKTRPGSVILSDNVLWSGKVVEPVDKKDKVTPILLDFNKKLKEDPRIETVLLPIRDGLTLSRVR
- a CDS encoding GNAT family N-acetyltransferase; its protein translation is MNEFITRSAVLDDLNTLLEFEQGIIAFERPFDPTLKEDPISYYDLGELITSDEAEVVVIEHEGQLVASGYAKIRKSKSYLEHEAYSYLGFMYTDANFRGQGLNKKVVEALKDWSKSKGISEIRLTVYDDNAGAIRAYEKVGFKAHIVEMRIVNPK
- a CDS encoding Sec-independent protein translocase subunit TatA/TatB — encoded protein: MYSLYFLFISGGEIFFIMFIVVMVFGADKIPGIAKGLGKGMRQLKDATEDIKQEIQKSADKQGIDTSFIKDIKKDIDDVKDNITSGIGNDLKKGVSDVKKSVDDVTGSIKRS
- a CDS encoding phosphatase PAP2 family protein, encoding MLDRILEWDRETFIYLNNLGIEDYDQFWVIVTHFSTWIPLFILFLVLIFLKYPKKEAVFVVITILLMLFFVSTITDLTKEVVARTRPNNNENINTLIRILKPSSTFSFFSGHSSSSFSVTTIVVLFLRRRFKWCWLFYIWPILFVSSRIFVGVHFPIDIIVGSSVGVFSAWLFYMLYVRLIAPYLGLSRP
- a CDS encoding M1 family metallopeptidase is translated as MNRLKYGLASLLFVFASVLMAQEGVNADKEPGHYNQSKFKQLYEEFATPNNYRSASGTPGPEYYQQKADYKMDIELDDKNAKIFGTETITYTNNSPDDLEYLWLQLDQNVRAKTSKSPLRNGGGVPMAEPAGTFAQKYMTEPFDGGFNIDYVKDANGKPLKYTINQTMMRIDIPKPLKSKEQISFSIKWNYNIPDHTINRARSGFEYFAKDGNRAYVIAQFFPRMAVYSDVEGWQNHQFWGSGEFALTFGDYDVNITVPADHVLDATGTLQNRKDIFSKEMMKRYEKAKKSYDKPVVIVTQAEAEEAEKGFSEKKKTWKFRAENVRDYGFATSRKFIWDMQAVKVGSKDVMAVSLYPKEGNPLWEEYSTKAVAHTLKSYSSHTFDYPYPKAISVHAKQQGMEYPMICWNYGRPNEDGTYSDRVKYGMISVIIHEVGHNFFPMIVNSDERQWGWMDEGLDTFMQFMAEQEFGEKFPEAIAPNDKYPSRRGDPSKVVPYMAGDQSTLAPIMSNPENVYQLGPNAYGKPATALNILRETVMGRELFDHAFKTYSHRWMFKHPTPEDFFRTMEDASAVDLDWYWRGWFYTTDFVDIGVKGIKKYYVADKPSKKMEEYMAVRGISEEDLPPLVYLAEEGSDDLDPNLKGNAPSENSQSLKEFMMDNLTADERAAVKEPKYFYEVTYDKPGGIPMPLIVEYTYADGTTKNITYPPEIWRKNDKEVSVVISSQAELTGVIVDPKAETADIDTSNNAWPKKEEKSDFEKMKENAVKGK
- a CDS encoding M12 family metallopeptidase, producing MKNKTFPTRLMLSMVVSTLAMVSCSDETAELDAETSLVPQTEVPANQDAQDVEFITKYFMGDAVQVSLEDDGTYSLAGSDARLFEDQLADSPDAYNPNPVPGEELSGLALGGGVRKWTDNTVYYVINGLSSSVQSELQKSFDEWSNKTNVSFKERTNQSNYVTISSSGSNSNSGVATLGMYNSRGYIQLGTRATAVVIIHELGHTLGYIHEQNRSDRDNHIIIKTENIQSNAQDQFYKSTSATFLTGTFDVNSIMMYGSYTFSKNGQPTITDLSGNTLPQRQARLSTLDIQGTNAAYPSAGGGGDDPEPKEEDLCDTAANYVSNKAYSVGDYVLYYSRVYQRDYTRWNYIKSCN
- a CDS encoding DUF6702 family protein translates to MKSFKKFLILLVLPLLAFSAAHKFYVSVTNVNYSEKDKAIQITSRVFIDDLDKLLLERYDVKSKLATEEESPLADEYLEKYLRSKFVIEVNGANASYDYIGKKYDADVVVFYIEVPNIDLETVKSVQIENEMLMDLFEDQQNVVHFKFGFDKKSLVLVKSRTKGMLKL